One genomic region from Chthonomonas calidirosea T49 encodes:
- a CDS encoding helix-turn-helix domain-containing protein translates to MRLEEWQKYLEARFVDEEEVERLIKHPTPEPTQTASEPENGQEAPPTSSLPETVTTNHTALTMIETMPVAATAPPSTEPSKPPQEEAIAQANRHRSLSLFPVVNSERPTCQASNSPIAKRALQPSSASDSDVLEVDIPEFAQFLPSNHPAAKPSKKRPRKAESTKPAASAQPEDPLSAIALHRRLFERAQQMFALQAPEREEAVQGYYKRPFQETRAELIERLFDPELSLEDVARLLNVCPTTVRRYTNLGWLVCHRKEPEHSQASQKKETRQRRFRLSALLAFIETYAEQIAADRIVDNKNV, encoded by the coding sequence GTGCGACTTGAGGAGTGGCAAAAATATCTGGAAGCCCGCTTTGTGGACGAAGAGGAGGTAGAGCGGCTCATCAAACATCCTACGCCCGAACCAACACAAACCGCATCCGAGCCCGAAAACGGTCAGGAAGCCCCCCCAACTTCCTCGCTCCCTGAGACTGTTACAACCAACCACACCGCCCTTACGATGATAGAGACCATGCCCGTTGCAGCAACCGCTCCCCCTTCAACGGAACCCTCTAAACCACCCCAAGAGGAGGCGATAGCCCAAGCCAACCGGCATCGTTCGCTCTCCCTCTTCCCTGTTGTTAACAGCGAGCGCCCCACCTGCCAAGCTTCCAACAGCCCTATTGCCAAGCGCGCTCTCCAGCCTTCTTCCGCTTCCGATTCGGACGTTCTGGAGGTGGACATCCCCGAGTTTGCCCAGTTCCTGCCCTCAAACCATCCCGCAGCAAAACCTTCCAAAAAGCGTCCACGAAAAGCAGAGTCAACAAAACCAGCGGCCTCCGCACAACCAGAGGATCCCCTTTCGGCTATCGCACTTCATCGCCGCCTCTTTGAACGCGCTCAGCAGATGTTTGCTCTCCAAGCCCCTGAACGAGAAGAAGCCGTACAGGGCTACTACAAACGCCCCTTCCAGGAGACCCGTGCGGAGCTTATTGAGCGGCTTTTTGACCCCGAACTTTCCTTAGAAGATGTGGCACGCCTTTTGAACGTCTGCCCCACTACCGTAAGACGCTACACCAACCTTGGTTGGCTTGTATGCCATCGCAAGGAGCCAGAGCACTCACAGGCCTCCCAAAAGAAAGAGACCCGCCAACGTCGCTTCCGGCTCTCTGCCCTTCTCGCCTTCATCGAAACCTACGCAGAGCAGATCGCCGCCGACCGTATTGTAGATAACAAGAACGTATAA
- the queA gene encoding tRNA preQ1(34) S-adenosylmethionine ribosyltransferase-isomerase QueA, whose translation MRTELFDYELPPHLIAQTPLPRGESRLLVLHRKEERIEHRKFSDLPDYLVEGDVLVLNDTRVSARRVQAQRENGKPAEVLLLRPVAETDWEALVHPGLKPGRKLTLIGPNDDRVEAIVVGVTPEGGRLLSLPNREWRDRIASWGEIPLPPYIHQSVEDEERYQTVYGHRPGSAAAPTAGLHFNEALLDALARKGVKRVELTLHISVDTFRPVREENVEEHKMHGEQVMLSEEAAQVINQASGRIVAVGTTCVRALETAAQHARPGQRVAPFQGETHLFITPGYTFRAVDALITNFHLPKSTLLMLVSAFAGRELVLRAYREAVEKEYRFYSFGDAMLIL comes from the coding sequence ATGCGCACCGAACTTTTTGACTACGAACTTCCACCGCATCTCATCGCCCAGACACCCCTGCCGCGCGGGGAATCGCGTCTGCTAGTGCTTCACCGGAAAGAAGAACGAATCGAACATCGCAAATTCAGCGACCTACCAGACTATCTTGTAGAAGGGGATGTGCTCGTCCTCAATGATACACGCGTCTCCGCCCGACGAGTTCAAGCACAGCGTGAGAACGGAAAACCTGCCGAGGTTTTGCTGCTACGCCCTGTGGCAGAGACGGACTGGGAGGCGCTGGTGCACCCCGGTTTAAAGCCCGGTAGAAAGTTAACTCTCATTGGCCCCAACGACGATCGAGTCGAGGCGATAGTGGTGGGCGTGACCCCGGAGGGAGGTCGCCTTCTCTCACTGCCTAACAGAGAGTGGCGTGACCGCATCGCCTCATGGGGCGAGATTCCGCTACCGCCCTACATTCATCAGAGCGTTGAGGACGAGGAGCGCTATCAAACCGTCTACGGTCATCGTCCTGGCTCCGCAGCGGCGCCTACGGCGGGACTGCACTTTAATGAAGCTCTCTTGGATGCGCTCGCGCGCAAAGGGGTAAAACGGGTAGAGTTGACGCTGCATATCAGCGTGGATACCTTCCGCCCCGTCCGTGAAGAGAACGTGGAAGAGCACAAGATGCATGGTGAGCAGGTGATGCTTTCAGAAGAGGCCGCACAAGTCATTAATCAGGCTTCCGGACGCATCGTGGCGGTGGGAACTACATGCGTTCGCGCTCTCGAAACGGCAGCACAACACGCGCGCCCCGGCCAGCGCGTCGCTCCGTTCCAGGGCGAAACCCATCTTTTTATTACGCCGGGCTATACCTTTCGCGCGGTAGACGCCCTCATCACCAACTTCCACCTTCCTAAATCTACCCTGCTGATGCTCGTAAGTGCCTTTGCCGGCCGGGAGCTCGTGCTGCGTGCCTACCGAGAGGCCGTAGAAAAAGAGTATCGGTTCTATAGCTTCGGCGATGCCATGCTGATCCTGTAA
- a CDS encoding aldo/keto reductase has protein sequence MQDPELLSHLREKSKERPLTRREFMRALTVATAAGPGLISATLSGISLTRSQRAEAAEAIVAAFGKLPKRPFGTRLGHMMVTPVCICYDWNPELFAPALALGINFIHKAGYWGQNIPDVIKRLPRESFYCDITVDNTPDHPDDYDRAYNQVVSSLEQNGLKYYDIFRAHFGWKTVDAYRIHNVSYQVFKRLKREGKVRYFGVSQHPYVPYPDIISAEIEGGNIDAMQVWFSYGTAPETEKVFAEASKAGIGMTAMKVFDHGHGRINDQFMQEWNAPGQPGRALLRYTLSRKRPDGKPIFHTCVTALGNLQTFEENIGAVSPQVSQRDGFDIQKIYA, from the coding sequence ATGCAGGATCCAGAACTGCTTTCCCATCTTCGTGAGAAGAGCAAGGAAAGACCGCTAACGCGACGCGAGTTCATGCGTGCCCTCACGGTTGCAACCGCTGCCGGCCCTGGCCTCATTTCGGCCACACTTTCCGGTATCTCCCTCACCCGTAGTCAGCGCGCTGAGGCCGCAGAGGCCATCGTGGCGGCCTTCGGTAAGCTGCCGAAACGGCCCTTCGGTACTCGCCTCGGACACATGATGGTAACCCCCGTTTGCATCTGCTACGACTGGAACCCGGAACTCTTTGCTCCTGCCCTCGCGTTGGGCATTAACTTCATCCACAAAGCGGGCTACTGGGGACAGAACATCCCCGATGTCATTAAGAGACTGCCACGTGAGTCCTTCTACTGTGATATCACCGTAGACAATACCCCCGATCATCCCGACGACTACGACCGAGCCTACAACCAGGTGGTTTCGTCGCTCGAGCAGAACGGGCTAAAGTACTACGACATCTTTCGCGCCCACTTTGGCTGGAAAACCGTAGATGCCTACCGCATCCATAACGTCTCCTATCAGGTCTTCAAACGACTCAAAAGAGAGGGCAAGGTGCGCTACTTCGGGGTCTCTCAACATCCCTACGTGCCCTATCCGGATATCATCTCGGCCGAGATCGAGGGAGGCAATATTGATGCCATGCAGGTGTGGTTTAGCTACGGCACAGCACCGGAAACCGAGAAGGTGTTTGCTGAAGCTAGCAAAGCCGGCATCGGCATGACGGCCATGAAAGTCTTCGATCATGGTCATGGCCGAATCAACGATCAGTTCATGCAGGAGTGGAATGCACCGGGGCAGCCAGGGCGAGCGCTTCTTCGTTACACGCTCTCGCGAAAGCGCCCCGACGGTAAGCCGATCTTCCACACCTGCGTTACCGCTCTGGGTAATTTGCAAACGTTCGAGGAGAATATCGGAGCCGTCAGTCCTCAAGTCTCTCAACGCGATGGTTTCGATATACAGAAAATCTACGCTTAA
- the mutS gene encoding DNA mismatch repair protein MutS produces the protein MSDSDVLPTSEKATVEPFPSNYVGRTPLLKQYFTTRSERPGVILLMRVGDFFEAYGEDAEIIAHELQIALTGRDDGGVRVPMAGVPYHSVERYIARLIARGHRVALMDQVEDPRFAKGLVKRKVTRVVTPGTVLEDAMLDSRSNNYLVAAVIGDPVAGVGVVDVSTGEFLTTEIEGERRKERLLEEIARLEPAEILVPEGVDAELIEAIKATCTGSVTVMPRSEGGQRSTSTDSRQLLLAHFQTQSLRGFGCEEYTAGIDACALILRYLRQTQMGALAHIRSLATYSTEEFMTLDSAARRHLELLAPMGDGGRQRTLLGVLDETLTPMGGRLLKRWIEEPLLEVGRIQRRQEAVEELVRDPIRRGDLRDLLRGMGDIERLVSRAAAGLANARDLVALRNALLRLPNIATVLAGARSEKLRDLASRLACPLDIVERIGRAIQDDPPAGLREGGLIRPGYHAELDKLRAVSADAKGYIANLEATERERTGIASLKVGYNAVFGYYIEVTKANLSKVPSNYLRKQTTVNAERYITPELKEYEALVLGAEEKAIELEYELFLGVRERVGEAAPEVLAVARAVAELDVLASFAETAVRHRYVRPEVHEGDSIHILGGRHPVIERIGLGGDYIPNDCHLDEENRLLIITGPNMSGKSSYLRQTALIVLLAQIGSFVPADSASIGIVDRIFTRVGAHDELASGQSTFMVEMSETANILNNATARSLVILDEIGRGTSTYDGLSIAWAVAEYLVQIGCKTLFATHYHHLNELANRYPVVKNFRVAVREQGEHIIWLRKLVPGGTDKSYGIQVARMAGVPLEVVERAKEILKSLEKGSAGVTRDIVDSGQQVPERKQKLQLTLFEPERHPILEELEALDITTMTPMEALMKIEAWRRQLKQGR, from the coding sequence ATGTCGGACTCAGATGTTTTGCCCACTTCGGAAAAAGCGACGGTAGAGCCGTTCCCGTCGAACTATGTAGGGCGCACGCCGCTGTTAAAGCAGTATTTTACTACCCGTAGCGAGCGTCCGGGGGTCATTTTGCTGATGCGTGTAGGCGACTTCTTCGAGGCCTACGGGGAGGACGCGGAGATCATTGCGCATGAGCTGCAGATCGCCCTTACGGGTCGTGATGACGGAGGCGTACGGGTGCCGATGGCCGGTGTGCCCTATCACTCTGTGGAACGCTATATTGCTCGGCTCATCGCGCGGGGCCATCGTGTGGCCCTCATGGATCAGGTAGAGGACCCCCGATTTGCCAAAGGGCTGGTGAAGCGGAAGGTCACGCGGGTCGTTACCCCCGGCACCGTGCTGGAAGACGCCATGCTCGATTCGCGCAGCAACAACTACCTTGTGGCGGCCGTTATCGGAGACCCGGTGGCCGGGGTGGGCGTGGTGGATGTCTCTACAGGGGAGTTTCTTACCACAGAGATCGAAGGAGAGCGACGCAAGGAGCGACTTCTTGAGGAGATCGCACGACTTGAGCCGGCGGAGATTTTAGTGCCAGAGGGGGTAGATGCGGAGCTGATTGAGGCCATCAAGGCCACCTGCACCGGTTCAGTAACTGTTATGCCGAGATCGGAGGGAGGGCAACGCTCCACCAGCACGGATAGTCGGCAGCTGCTGTTGGCCCATTTCCAAACGCAGTCGCTGCGCGGCTTCGGCTGTGAGGAGTATACGGCTGGCATAGATGCCTGCGCGCTCATTCTGCGCTACCTCCGCCAGACACAAATGGGGGCACTGGCGCATATTCGTAGCCTCGCCACTTACTCCACCGAGGAGTTCATGACGCTAGACTCGGCAGCACGACGTCATCTTGAACTTCTCGCCCCCATGGGCGATGGTGGTAGGCAACGCACGTTATTGGGCGTTTTAGACGAGACCCTCACCCCCATGGGAGGCCGTCTGCTGAAGCGATGGATCGAGGAGCCGCTGCTGGAAGTGGGGCGTATTCAACGGCGCCAAGAAGCTGTGGAGGAGCTGGTGCGGGACCCCATTCGCAGAGGAGATCTACGCGATCTTCTGAGAGGAATGGGCGACATCGAGCGTCTTGTGAGCCGTGCGGCCGCGGGGCTGGCTAACGCCCGCGATCTGGTGGCCTTGCGCAATGCGCTGCTTCGGCTACCCAACATCGCTACCGTGCTCGCTGGTGCCCGCAGCGAAAAACTGCGCGATCTGGCCTCTCGTCTCGCGTGCCCGCTGGACATCGTGGAGCGAATCGGTCGAGCTATTCAAGACGACCCTCCGGCCGGCTTGCGCGAGGGAGGGCTTATCCGTCCCGGCTATCATGCGGAGCTAGACAAACTGCGCGCTGTCTCCGCCGATGCGAAGGGCTATATCGCCAACTTGGAGGCCACCGAGCGGGAACGTACCGGCATCGCTTCGTTGAAAGTCGGCTACAACGCTGTGTTCGGCTACTACATCGAGGTGACCAAGGCCAACCTCTCCAAAGTGCCAAGCAACTACCTACGCAAGCAGACCACGGTGAACGCCGAGCGCTACATCACACCTGAACTCAAGGAGTATGAAGCGCTTGTTTTGGGAGCTGAGGAAAAGGCGATTGAACTGGAGTATGAGCTGTTTCTCGGCGTACGCGAGCGGGTTGGTGAAGCGGCTCCCGAAGTGCTGGCTGTAGCGCGCGCGGTGGCCGAGCTCGATGTGCTGGCAAGCTTTGCCGAAACGGCCGTACGCCACCGTTATGTGCGTCCGGAAGTACATGAGGGCGACTCGATCCATATTCTCGGCGGACGCCACCCCGTCATCGAGCGCATCGGCCTCGGAGGCGACTACATTCCCAACGATTGTCACCTTGATGAAGAGAACCGGTTGCTCATCATCACAGGCCCCAACATGAGCGGAAAATCCTCTTACCTCCGTCAAACCGCTTTGATCGTGCTTCTAGCCCAGATCGGCAGCTTCGTGCCGGCCGACTCGGCCTCCATCGGCATTGTAGATCGCATCTTCACTCGCGTGGGCGCCCATGATGAGCTTGCTAGCGGCCAATCCACGTTTATGGTGGAGATGAGCGAGACGGCCAACATTTTGAACAATGCCACCGCCCGCAGTCTCGTGATCCTGGATGAGATAGGGCGTGGCACCAGCACCTACGATGGCCTCTCTATCGCGTGGGCGGTAGCAGAATATCTCGTGCAGATCGGCTGTAAAACACTCTTCGCTACACACTACCATCATCTCAACGAGCTGGCCAATCGCTATCCGGTGGTAAAGAACTTTCGGGTGGCCGTTCGGGAACAAGGAGAGCATATTATTTGGTTAAGAAAATTAGTACCGGGCGGAACCGATAAGAGCTATGGGATTCAGGTAGCCCGTATGGCCGGTGTGCCCCTAGAGGTGGTAGAGCGGGCAAAAGAGATACTCAAAAGCCTTGAAAAGGGTAGCGCCGGGGTCACACGCGATATTGTGGATAGTGGTCAACAGGTTCCTGAACGCAAGCAGAAGCTGCAGCTTACGCTGTTTGAACCCGAGCGGCATCCCATTCTAGAGGAGTTGGAGGCGCTCGACATCACCACAATGACCCCGATGGAAGCGCTGATGAAGATAGAGGCATGGCGTCGGCAGTTGAAACAGGGGAGATAG
- a CDS encoding sigma-70 family RNA polymerase sigma factor, protein MDLFSKSRSRRFEQLAKPLFKPLYQAALRMTRNREWAEDITQETLIRAYERFDQFEEGTNFRAWLFTILTRVYINDYERGKRRPLTTSFDSGVEGSTWDFPAPPQSDPAVLLTENLLDEKLQKALDSLPEEYRTVVLLVDVEELSYQETADALNIPVGTVRSRVSRGRALLRQMLTGTEPTARKQS, encoded by the coding sequence ATGGATCTTTTTAGCAAAAGTCGGAGTCGTCGTTTTGAGCAGTTAGCAAAACCGCTTTTTAAACCACTCTATCAAGCGGCCCTCAGAATGACGCGCAACCGCGAATGGGCGGAAGATATAACCCAAGAAACGCTGATTCGAGCCTACGAACGCTTCGATCAGTTTGAAGAGGGAACCAATTTTCGTGCATGGTTGTTTACTATTCTGACAAGAGTTTATATTAACGATTATGAGCGCGGCAAGCGAAGGCCGCTGACCACCTCTTTCGATTCGGGGGTGGAGGGCAGTACGTGGGATTTCCCCGCACCGCCGCAGAGCGACCCCGCCGTCCTCCTTACGGAGAACCTTTTAGATGAAAAGCTCCAAAAAGCGCTCGACAGCTTGCCGGAAGAGTATCGAACGGTCGTGCTGCTGGTAGATGTGGAAGAGCTGAGCTATCAGGAAACGGCGGATGCCCTCAACATCCCTGTGGGAACGGTGCGTTCCCGTGTGTCGCGAGGACGAGCGTTGTTGCGCCAAATGCTGACCGGTACGGAGCCGACGGCGCGCAAACAATCGTGA
- a CDS encoding anti-sigma factor family protein yields the protein MKGSCGEMHDLLAAYVDGALPEDLHEQVKKHLEVCSSCYEESKGLAEIRQHLRALRVHQRHIEPAPHVWREAQRVWRRRERLERARFAWRPALAFSMLLLAIFSFVWARLNSPDIFPVRAALQDFEQVERTVVQPAFAQPNPDRAAVWLRDRLHANVPPINLSLSRGELLGADVVSLDGVAAARLLYRTPHGLVGIYIVPHHGRFGSSLSTLALNRRRFYTMSPPKGPVLYAWSRDGTGYALLVDRHSVPRDTLLNAAQATDPPGSTP from the coding sequence ATGAAGGGTTCGTGCGGGGAAATGCACGACCTCCTCGCTGCCTACGTGGACGGAGCGCTACCGGAAGACCTCCACGAACAAGTGAAGAAGCACCTAGAGGTATGCTCCTCCTGTTATGAGGAGTCGAAAGGCCTCGCAGAGATACGTCAGCACCTGCGTGCCCTTCGTGTTCATCAACGCCACATCGAGCCGGCTCCGCATGTGTGGCGCGAAGCCCAACGCGTTTGGAGACGCAGAGAGCGGCTTGAACGCGCGCGATTCGCCTGGCGTCCAGCACTAGCCTTCTCCATGTTACTGCTTGCCATCTTTAGCTTTGTCTGGGCACGCCTTAATAGCCCCGATATCTTCCCCGTGCGCGCCGCTCTTCAGGACTTTGAGCAGGTGGAGCGAACGGTGGTTCAACCGGCCTTTGCGCAGCCAAACCCCGACCGCGCTGCGGTTTGGCTGCGCGATCGCCTGCACGCCAACGTCCCGCCTATTAACCTTTCACTCTCGCGTGGAGAGCTCTTGGGGGCCGATGTCGTCTCTCTCGATGGTGTGGCCGCTGCTCGTCTGCTCTACCGCACCCCACATGGGCTTGTGGGCATCTACATTGTGCCCCATCACGGGCGGTTCGGCTCCTCGCTAAGCACCTTGGCATTAAATCGGAGGCGATTTTACACTATGTCTCCGCCAAAAGGCCCTGTGCTTTACGCCTGGTCGCGCGATGGCACTGGCTATGCCCTGCTTGTGGATCGGCATAGTGTGCCGCGCGACACGTTGCTCAATGCGGCGCAGGCCACCGATCCGCCTGGCTCGACACCCTAA
- a CDS encoding Gfo/Idh/MocA family protein, with the protein MVKKALLVGAGGMGRAWARNLTECDQTTLVGWVDIRPEAAEQGAQELELSDIYIGDDLKKAIEATKPDFVVDVTVPEAHHDVTITALEAGLPVLGEKPMAHSMEAAREMVAVAERTGKLYMVSQSRRYDARIAAYRRLIHENLGPIEILNSDFYLGPHFGGFRDEMDHVLLLDMAIHTFDAARYLSGADPVSVYCEEFNPSWSWYRGAACANACFEMTGGLRYTYRGSWCAEGRMTSWEAEWRAVGPKGTATWNGHDQIVAEVVVEPNGFFSKTEERTVAIEPEPGGIAGSLRDFLRALETGLPPMGECHDNIKSLAMVFAAIESATKGQRVPVTL; encoded by the coding sequence ATGGTGAAAAAGGCGCTTTTGGTGGGCGCTGGCGGCATGGGGCGCGCTTGGGCGCGCAATCTCACGGAGTGCGATCAGACGACACTGGTGGGTTGGGTGGACATTCGGCCAGAAGCAGCCGAACAGGGCGCCCAAGAGCTAGAGCTTTCCGACATCTACATTGGGGACGACCTCAAGAAGGCCATTGAGGCCACGAAGCCGGACTTCGTGGTAGATGTAACCGTCCCCGAAGCGCATCATGATGTGACCATTACGGCGCTTGAGGCTGGCCTACCGGTGTTGGGCGAAAAGCCCATGGCCCACTCGATGGAGGCCGCCCGCGAGATGGTGGCGGTTGCGGAACGCACCGGGAAACTCTATATGGTGAGCCAAAGTCGACGTTACGACGCGCGCATTGCAGCCTATCGTAGGCTTATTCATGAGAACCTGGGCCCCATCGAGATTCTCAATTCGGATTTCTATCTCGGCCCTCACTTCGGTGGCTTTCGTGATGAGATGGATCATGTGCTGCTGCTCGATATGGCCATTCACACGTTCGACGCCGCGCGCTATCTCAGCGGAGCCGATCCCGTTTCGGTGTATTGTGAGGAGTTCAACCCTTCTTGGAGTTGGTACCGTGGGGCGGCCTGTGCCAATGCCTGCTTCGAGATGACGGGTGGGTTGCGCTATACCTATCGGGGTTCTTGGTGTGCTGAGGGGCGAATGACCTCATGGGAGGCGGAGTGGCGCGCCGTGGGCCCGAAGGGCACCGCCACATGGAACGGCCACGACCAGATCGTGGCCGAAGTGGTGGTCGAGCCGAACGGCTTTTTCTCTAAAACGGAGGAGCGCACTGTTGCCATAGAGCCGGAGCCGGGGGGCATCGCGGGCTCCTTAAGGGATTTTTTGCGCGCCCTTGAAACGGGCTTGCCTCCTATGGGCGAGTGCCACGATAACATCAAAAGCCTTGCCATGGTGTTTGCAGCGATCGAGTCGGCCACTAAAGGACAGCGTGTGCCTGTGACGCTTTAG
- the hisH gene encoding imidazole glycerol phosphate synthase subunit HisH — protein sequence MIAIVDYGMANLRSVEKALQRVGGDAKITSDPDVIARAEKVVLPGVGAFCAAMSNLQRSGLQEAVMQHIRSGKPFLGICLGLQMLFEESTEMGTTSGLGVLPGRVRAFFEDGGYSDVSRLKVPHIGWNALHLTRPSKLLCGLQEGDRVYFVHSYFPCPADPSVVIATSTYGEEFCCAVEKENVAATQFHPEKSGAVGLRILQNFVNW from the coding sequence ATGATTGCTATTGTAGACTATGGTATGGCCAATCTACGCAGCGTGGAGAAGGCATTGCAGCGTGTGGGCGGGGATGCCAAGATCACCTCTGACCCCGATGTTATTGCGCGGGCCGAGAAGGTGGTGTTGCCCGGAGTAGGGGCTTTTTGTGCAGCGATGAGCAACTTACAGCGTAGCGGCCTGCAGGAGGCCGTTATGCAACATATCCGTAGCGGCAAACCGTTCTTAGGGATCTGCCTCGGACTTCAGATGCTGTTTGAGGAGAGCACGGAGATGGGCACAACGAGCGGTTTAGGGGTGCTTCCGGGACGAGTGAGGGCCTTTTTTGAGGACGGAGGGTATTCCGATGTGTCGAGATTAAAGGTGCCTCACATCGGGTGGAACGCCCTGCACCTCACGCGCCCATCGAAGCTGCTATGTGGCCTACAGGAGGGGGATAGGGTCTATTTTGTTCACTCCTACTTTCCCTGCCCGGCCGATCCCTCTGTGGTTATCGCCACAAGCACATATGGGGAGGAGTTCTGCTGTGCCGTCGAGAAAGAGAATGTGGCCGCGACGCAGTTTCACCCGGAAAAGAGCGGAGCCGTTGGGCTGCGCATTTTGCAGAACTTTGTGAACTGGTAG
- the hisA gene encoding 1-(5-phosphoribosyl)-5-[(5-phosphoribosylamino)methylideneamino]imidazole-4-carboxamide isomerase, translated as MDIYPAIDLKGGKCVRLSQGQFAQITTYSEDPLKMAKRWKAEGAQRLHIVDLDGARKGSPDPTNLEVLRQIVRQVGLPIQFGGGVRSGEVVERMLRLGVERVVVGTTAATEEKLIEGLFTVYGDKIVVGVDARDGMVAIQAWQMQVNEPALSFIGRMVKLGAKRFVFTDISKDGMLEGVNLEAIRNAAQAAQGRPLIASGGVTSMKDIEALLQLRQQHPNVEGAIIGKALYAGTLSLPEVIARVKAG; from the coding sequence ATGGACATCTATCCGGCAATTGACTTGAAAGGTGGGAAGTGCGTGCGCCTCAGCCAGGGGCAGTTCGCACAGATCACAACCTATTCGGAAGACCCCTTAAAGATGGCCAAAAGATGGAAGGCGGAAGGCGCTCAACGGTTACATATTGTAGACCTCGATGGGGCGCGCAAGGGCAGTCCAGACCCAACGAACCTTGAAGTGCTACGCCAAATCGTGCGGCAGGTGGGGTTACCCATACAGTTTGGCGGCGGGGTGCGTAGTGGAGAAGTAGTGGAAAGGATGTTGCGCCTCGGTGTGGAGCGGGTGGTGGTGGGCACGACGGCGGCCACTGAGGAGAAACTTATCGAAGGGTTGTTTACCGTGTATGGCGACAAGATCGTCGTTGGGGTAGATGCACGGGATGGTATGGTGGCCATTCAGGCCTGGCAGATGCAGGTAAACGAACCAGCTCTCAGCTTCATCGGGCGAATGGTGAAATTAGGCGCTAAACGGTTTGTGTTTACCGACATCTCAAAAGACGGCATGCTTGAAGGGGTGAATTTAGAGGCCATTCGCAATGCGGCCCAGGCAGCTCAGGGGCGGCCGCTTATCGCCTCCGGAGGCGTTACCAGTATGAAGGATATTGAGGCCCTCCTCCAGTTGCGTCAGCAACATCCTAACGTCGAAGGGGCGATTATCGGAAAGGCGTTATACGCCGGCACGCTATCGCTGCCGGAGGTCATTGCGCGTGTGAAAGCAGGATAG
- a CDS encoding zinc-binding dehydrogenase has product MSEKMLALVNYAKHAGAVELREVPVPSIGEEDVLLEVKAVGICGSDLHQYHATHSWKVNYPVILGHEYAGVVVAKGARVRRFQEGDRVTGETAAVIDPDSPMTRRGLYNLDPARLGFGYGVDGAMARYVRVPERCLHSLPESLPFEHAALTEPCCVAYNAVCMNVRIRPGDAVAVLGPGPIGILCTLMARLNGANPLVVYGLPADRHRLEAARAVGATHVFALPPQEMADTAKLFTDGYGFDVVVDASGVSASLQTALQLARPTAQIVKVGWGPQPCDYSLDPVVAKNLTIQGSFSHNWPIWERVLAMLASSQIDLKPVLNRVAPLPQWRECFEAMACGEVVKAVLTPV; this is encoded by the coding sequence ATGTCGGAGAAGATGCTGGCTTTGGTCAACTATGCGAAGCATGCCGGCGCGGTAGAGTTGCGCGAAGTGCCCGTGCCCAGCATAGGAGAAGAGGACGTTCTGCTGGAGGTGAAGGCGGTAGGCATTTGTGGGAGCGATCTGCATCAGTATCACGCCACCCACAGCTGGAAGGTGAACTATCCGGTGATTCTTGGCCATGAGTATGCCGGTGTGGTAGTGGCTAAGGGAGCACGAGTTCGTCGGTTTCAGGAGGGCGATAGGGTAACCGGTGAAACGGCGGCTGTGATCGATCCCGACTCCCCAATGACTCGGCGCGGGCTTTACAATCTCGACCCTGCACGGCTTGGTTTCGGTTATGGAGTAGACGGCGCCATGGCGCGCTATGTGCGAGTGCCTGAACGCTGCCTTCATTCTCTGCCCGAATCGCTTCCCTTCGAGCATGCGGCGCTTACCGAGCCGTGTTGTGTGGCCTATAACGCCGTCTGTATGAACGTCCGCATCCGCCCCGGCGACGCTGTGGCCGTGCTAGGGCCTGGGCCTATTGGCATTCTCTGCACGCTCATGGCGCGTCTCAATGGCGCCAATCCTCTCGTCGTCTACGGACTACCGGCTGACCGGCATCGCCTTGAGGCAGCACGGGCCGTGGGAGCAACGCACGTGTTCGCGCTGCCTCCTCAAGAGATGGCCGATACCGCTAAGCTTTTTACCGATGGGTACGGCTTTGATGTGGTGGTGGATGCCTCCGGCGTCAGTGCCTCCCTGCAAACGGCTCTGCAGCTGGCTCGCCCCACAGCTCAGATCGTGAAGGTTGGCTGGGGACCGCAGCCCTGCGACTACTCGCTTGACCCTGTGGTGGCTAAAAACCTAACAATACAAGGCTCGTTTAGTCACAATTGGCCGATTTGGGAGCGCGTTTTGGCCATGTTGGCCTCCAGTCAAATCGATCTAAAACCGGTATTAAACCGCGTTGCCCCGCTCCCGCAGTGGCGCGAATGTTTTGAGGCCATGGCTTGTGGGGAGGTGGTAAAGGCCGTGCTTACACCCGTGTAA